From Hippoglossus hippoglossus isolate fHipHip1 chromosome 14, fHipHip1.pri, whole genome shotgun sequence:
TCACTGATTTCTCTCTGGTCTATAGAACTACATTGGCCAGTTACAGTAACAGATGTGTGAATACTGGCATCGTCTGACTGTGGTGGGGCACCCGAATCTGTGCAGCAGGCAAAATGCCACAATGTGTTAGCATGCTGTGCAGCCTTGTAGCCTGTggacagtggtgtgtggagacaAAGAGTGGGAGCCAATCCAGGaaaacacacagccacagggGCTGAGCTGAATGTTATCTGCAAACAATGGAGTCACATTGACACTGCAGAGAAGGAAATGTCTTCAGGTCAGGTTTATTCTgatgaatattaaatacattagAGACTGTTGAGAGTGGAGATAAACATGTGCATGGGAGAGACAGTCAGCAAAACTGCTGCTGTTAATTCTAAAAGCAAAATTCATCACAAGAGAgaaggatcacacacacacacacacacacacacacacagtcacgttTCCATGACATCACATTGCATTGACGTAAATTGATTTCCtttctctaaccttaaccatagttactacttgcctaaccttaaccttaacctaatctAAACCTTAGCCTAAACTTAACCTTGACCTTACCTTAACCTAAAACTAAACCTTAAACTTATCTTTAACATACACCTaaatctaaccttaacctaaaaaTATTTAATCGCCTTACAATTTAATAATTTACGTTATGAGGACTTGTATTTTCTCCCCAGTATTTGACAGTGTAACTatagatttaggtccccacagtatgagtaatacctggaccacacaaacacacaccttgtttTATGTAAAAGCAGCTGAACCCTCATGAAGTTCATCGTAGCTTCAATCCAACTCATGAATCCATCAGATGCAGTCGTAGGCTGCAGCAGCCGACAGCAGCCTCGTGGGACTGAGGGGGATTTATGGGATGTAGGCAGCAGGGTGGGTAATCCACGCAATCCTCACTCCCACCAGCActaaacatgaaatatttatttccaTGTAGGAGAGAGTCTGTACTGTTCTCATACTCGGTGCAGgtaaaactgattaaaaattGACATCTAATTTGTAGTAGCATCTTGCTGGTGGATTGTGGGATAATATTCATACCAGGAAGCACGGCTGTGGGTTTCATAGAACTACTTGTGATTTACTTTATTATCTCATGTTGTTTTGGGGATAAATCAGATGTAGCGGCTGATAGAAAGTAACAGTGATGCGACTTCTTTTAGAATGTGAAAATGACTATTTTTTGTTTATGATGGACAAATATAGTGTCACTTTAATAGTGTAAAAccattttatcattttattgtttcagatgactgaaacatattttaaacCAATGATGGAAAAACACCACATATACAGTAGGCATGGGATTATTTGCAGTACTAAGCATCTGATTATCTTCATATAGACAAATCGAGCTGTTCcccagcaggtgtgtgtttgtgtgggtgtacagtatgtgtgtgtagggtaTAGCACCAGCAGGGTATCAGGCAGGGTGTTAGGTTGAGGTGTGGACTACAAAACAGTGAGAcagttttaataaatgaaatgatgcaACAAGAAGATATTTATGGGTTTTCATCAGTGCAGTGCAGTTCTCTTGCTTATTGTGAAACCATGAAAGAACTGTAGAGACTCCCATTCATCTCACCCCAGTTTGCATCTTGATCTGTTCGCAGGAAAATTATTTCTGCAAGAAAGGTCTTTGGGTGCCACCTGGTGGTAGCTAATTCAAATGTATGACAGATTTCTGAAGGgctcatttatcatttttagaATGGTCTTATAGTTTTTCTTACAATGGCCTTCACTCATTTCTATAGATTTTGTTATATCTCTCCATATCTTTCCAATTTTGTTTTCTTACCTTGCACATGTTAACACAGTAAACGaaaaatatgttatatttatgAAGCCAAAACTAAATTACTGTAAATGAGACTGTGACTTGCTGCATTTACTCTTCATATATATAAGTAGAACCTTGATGCAATGAATTCTGGATGCCTCCACATACTGTATCTGCTGGAGATTCCCAGGGACGATCAGGCAGCCGACAGATCATTtcccaggtgtgaacacacaacacacatactGTAAGGTGTGATGGATGAAAACAGGGCCGACTAGTGCTGCATATTTATATCTGCAGCTAACCTTTACATGTATGTATAGTGAATATAGAGTATATAGTTTTGTATTGCACTACAGGAATTAGAATTCATATCGCAGCATTTCTGATTTAATAATAAACCACTTTAACACACTTTAAAGTCAGGTACGACTTCATGTAGGTGTCATTCTTTTTGGTGCAGTGGAATCTTAGTATTTTTGGTCACTGATCTGTACGTTTTCTTGTTGGGAGACAAATGTCATGATGCAAGAGTTGATCCTGAGATGAGGATGATAGTGTCTTAACAGTTAGTGCATTTTTGGTGTGATATAAACTGTTTTGCAGGGCTCTACGTTGGTAAAGACAAGAGTGTtcaatttgttttaatcaaCTCATTATAAATATGGCCATTGCACGTGTTTGGTGCGAACAACTAAACCAGATACTCAATTTCAATGTTCTACATATAATTGTCCTGGTTCACATTCACATGATGTGTCTAATCCACATGGTCTGTGGATTGTGGGGCCTTTACACAGCATAACGTTGTacttcaaatgtttgtttacaagcatgaaaaaaatgtatacagttcatatataaagatgttcatgtattttttctgaGGATTTCCAAAAAGGTTTTAGACATAAATTCCAAGGGTTGTGTATAAGACCCAAAACCCTGGACTAATGTCTAGGTCTGAAATATTTCAAAGCAACTGAACTGAGTGAGATGCGTAAAACTACTTTAACTTGGTGCGTTAAGGTTCATTTGTATCAAATAATCTAAATTGGAACTAAACTTGTGGTGTGACGGTCCAACCAAATGATAATGGCTCTTGTAGCAgtgaagacaaagaagaaaatgagTGTGCTCATAAAAGCCTGTTTAataattttcataaaaataaaccaTTGTTAAGATAAGTAACCCAAAAAATAACAGAGGAAGGAATATTCCTGCCTCAAGGCCGCATGATGAACAGAAATCTGCTAAATTCTGAATTAAGCCAAATTtcagtaaatatatttgaaatcaAAACATTGATACAAGAGAAGTTGAACAGAAAAGAAACGTGTAACATCTTCAATGTAATTCAATGCAAAGTCACAATTTAAGTAGAATCAACGACTCCAAGCCCAGTGGCAGTCAACAACATAAAAAGTTCACAGAGTGCGAAAACAAAGCAGTCGTCTTCATTACGAGGTATCCATCGAAGGCGTTTCTGAAAAtaagagagagagcaaaaacaaatatatcaaatttatTCTCAAGATAAGTTGTATAAGTTCTTATTTTACTTCATAACTTATATTTGACTCTTAACTGAAAGGGAGAGCTGAGCAATCAGCATGATAGGGAACAGCTTTATAGATCATGTTTGAGCAAATTAAATCTGGTAACCCCGGGTAAGAGTCGGTTTCAGCATTTTATTGCTTTGTTGGGACTTTGATTGAACTTTTAAGAGGATTCAGAGCAAACTCACGTGTTTCATTAAAGAGGAAAGAATCCTGATACTCCTTCATGTACTGAGAGGATCTGGCCTCATCCAGGAACAGAGAATAAACTCTTTTGATGTCCTCCACCTGCACTTCTGTCCCCTGAAGAAGACAGAACACAAAGATGACCACAACACTTGGCTAATGGAACTTGGGAGTAAATTAGTGAAATATTATCGGTCTGAATTTTAAGAAATGGTTACAGATGTTAATGACAAGGTTGTTTTTTCATGTATTCCAGCTGTGGTCAGTCTGACCTTACCTTGCGCTTGCGACACACCAGCCCTGCGGTGCTGATCAGCTGAATGGCGTAGCGCAGCGACGTCTCCATGCCGATGCGAGTCAGGACGGAGTGAGCCTCCTCGCTCAGctccacgtcctcctcctcacacctgaaataagaaaacaatcaGATTTAACGAATTCCTACActggaaagacagaaacaatgtTTGTTGATGGAGGATCAGAGCGGTTTCTCACCGGATCTTGAGGATctgtcttgtttctttttcGGTGTAAGGGGAGGTGGCAATGATGAGCAGGCGATCCAGCAGGTCGATAGGGATGCCATGAGGACTCTGATAGTTTGTGCCGCGGATACTGAACAAGAGGGTATTAGACGTTATGTCATTAATATTAAGTTAAAAGTGACAccaaatataattatttttattgttttgtaaaattataGGAAACCTATATGGatactttttatatatttaacctCATGACGACTTAAGACATTTTGTAGAGTTAATTGTAATTCAgggaatatttttaaaaagcacgaTACAATTTTACAGTGGATAgataaacagaaatgtaaatcagacataaagataaaacaacaaaaatgaagaGATGGGAGGTAAAGGGAGATGTGAACAGTACCGGGTGATGCCTCTGTTGGTGGCCATTATGAGAACTGGGGACAGGTCACTCTCGAGCGCACGGTTCAGGAAAGAAAAGCACTCCATGTCCAGCATGTGGACCTCGTCAATAAATAACAcctggagacacaaacatggaaAGTCAGCCAGGTGCAATCatagagaaaagacaaacaaaaactcacacacatttgtacttctatcttagtgaggacactcattggcataatgcattccctagccccttaccttaaccatccaaattaaatgcctaaccctaaaagagctctttgaaaaagtgaaaatatccTCACTTtgcaaaaatgtcctcactctgtagagcctatgcttaaaatggtcctcacaaaagGTATAagtacatgaacacacagacaactgTACCTACCCCTGGGATGATCTCTGCTTTGCCCTCTTCCCTCCACTCACACACTTTAGCATTGATCTGCTCTCGGACTTCAGACTTGATCTCTCCGGTGTCTCCGGAGAACAGAGCCAGGAAGCCTTGTGTGCGGCTGTTGATGACGTCGATCTCATGGAGGGACACTGTGTGGACCAcctctttcctcttctgcaGCTCCCCCTCTGGACACTGCACAAATTGTGTCTGTAGAGATATGTTTGAAAAACgtggttaaaaaaatgtaagcacCCACTTTTCAGCAAATACAGTTGTTAGATTCATCAGTTAATTTCAAATGAGGTAACACAGGTAAGAGGTAAAGATCATAATCCTGTCCACCTTATCCTTGTCCATTTTAAAATCTAACAATACTGCTTTGCACATCaaatttatcattttaacaacacaattcagttttaaactgaaaaagcaGTAAAGTGGCCTTAATAGTGAAAAGATCTGCTGTTGTTTGTCAGTATGAGTTACAGCATCTGGATTTTAGTGATGTGACAACACACCTGAGCTCCCATGGCATCATAGTCTCTGGCTCTGGTGAAGGAGCGGCCGAGCTTGCTGATCTTTCCAGTGGCTTTGTCAATGGTAATAACAtctctgaaagaaaacagagaaatacagTTCAGATTCCAACCGGCTGTCCAATAAGGCCTGAGTGTTGTGAAACTGTAGATTACTTAAAAACATCAGATTCTGTAAAGATCCATTAACAAGAGATGATCTTACCCTGCTTGAACCTTCTCTTTACTGAGACTGTCAATCATCTTGTTGCCTAAGTCGTATATTGTCTCCATCTCAGTCGTCTTTAGAGTCAACTTGCCTACCTTGGCGCCCTGATAGAAGGAAAAGTGTTTTTAGTAAAAGGATGATCCAAGAGGGTTGTTTGTTTAATAATGACAAGCAGGGTATGTATACATTTATCCATtcaaatattttcaaagtggGAAAAAGCTGAACACGGTGTAAGCGACCTACCGTTCCAGTGGCCGGTCTATCAATCTGGATTTCCACCACCTCTCCTTCAATAATCTCTGTTTCTTCTctataaaaacagagaaagagtgAACGGGGATTCGTTTTAAACCATAagaattacaaaacacaaatattgtcTTTGCACACTCACTTGATCCTCACTCCAATAGCTTTTCTAAAAGATTGGCTGAGTGCCTCGGTCTTGCTCATCTCCAGAGAGAAGATCTCACTACCAGCCAGTGCTGTGAAGGGGGTATCGGGGCCAAGAGACTGGGCGATGCCTGCAGTAAAAAGAAAGTTTGGAATGAATCAAGACTTCGCCAAACAATCTGGGAGCAGGAACTCTTGCTTTACAAACATACAACTTAAGATAATGACACATCAATGCAAGGAAACAATATCACTTCCAGGGGAGGATGATGAAATTACATTGTGTTCTGAAAAACCTCCAGTGAGGCCCTTACCCATAGCAATGGCAGTCTTTCCTGTGCCAGGTTGGCCAGCAATCAGCACTGCCCTGCCAGCAATGTGGCCATCTTTGATCATCTCCAGAATGACCCCCGCTGCCCGACGGGAGGCCAGCTGGCCGACCATCCCCTGAGACACCTGCGGGTGAAGAGGATAGAAATAAAAAGGTATCGTTGAGGCCAAATTCAAAACATATTCATGCACATCATGTAATCCTGCATCTTCACACCATGATCTAACTTCACTCTACCTGTCTTGGCTCCAAGGCATCATCCAAACCAAGGCCACGGATGTGAGAATGTGCACCTGAACGCAAGATAGAATGTACCACGTTAATATGAACCCCCTCCAGTAGAAGATGCTCTTTGAATCAGTTAACAGTGAACAGACCAGGGTAaatcatttacatattttgcattaaaTACATTCTTACCAATTCTCTCGATCCGCATGATGTCACGGACCTCGGGAACCTTCGGAGTCATTGCCATCTGCATCGAGTAAAAAGCAAGTAAAACAAGTGTCCTGATGATAAAATAGCACCAATATCAAAAAATACTAGTCccacatgtttctttttcatctaACTTTTGTTACCAtcattaaatgaaaagaacacAAGGGAGCAAAGCCGCTCCGGACCATCTGTCTTATAAACGAGCACTTTTCTCTAACCCTTTTCACAAAACGTGGCCAATCGTcataaacaacaacatcagGAGGGTTTAGGGTTAACCCTGTCTCGTGTCaaacaaaccatttaaaatCCTCTAATACAGAGTTATTACCTATATTTGTTCATGTTAGGTCCTAATGATCCAACATCGTAGAAACTGGTTCTCATCAGGTCTGTTCTCTTGAGTTGTTCGCTCATGACATGTGTTGATGCTGGTGTGATTTTCTACTTCAATCAGCTGATATTAGATAAAGTAACATCGCAGCAGACAGTGAATAAACTCCACTCGTGCTTTGGTCAGTCGGTTGTCATAGTGACGGTCCCAACGTCTGCATCAACACACGAGTGACTCGGCAGCCATGTTAGCCATGTTGCTGTGGCTTTTAAAgtgtaatatttaatttataacttTTCTGTGAACAACAGACCTCTGAGGTGTCGGTGAACTACACTTGACATTATGTGTCACGCGGAGGCCACGACTCGAACCTGCGATCATCTCCACAGCGAGAGTCGGGCGACATGTGATGCTAACGCTGGCTAATGTTGTGTTAGCACTCTAGCTAGCTCCGTTCACAGGTTTCTGTCTTCTGCAGCCGCTCTTACAACGAAGACGCAGCGCTGAAGCTAGCGGGAAGGGTTTAACTCAAACCACGTGTTTGGTGATAAAAAGACGCAAACGTTTCGAGTGTAGCTTATTTATTAAATCTGTCATATGAAATATACACTCACCTCTGCGGCCACACTTGTGAAAATGTGGGAATGCGGCGCTTCTTTCTGAGTTGTGCGCAGGGGAAATGTGTCCGGAGAGAAACGACGCgctgtttttctgtctgctgGCTTTGAGGCTCACTGCCCTCTGGTGTTCCACTTTAAACGGGGATCATGGCAACTGGtgatttgttgtctttattaCAGATGTTGCTGGTCGGTTGCAGACTCGGTCACAGATTcgtcattttatattttctatatctttgcagtgaatgaatttcatcattcagtatttcaggtattcccAAATTTACTTGTTCTTGATCAACACAATTCCTCATTTGACcttttcctttgttactttttgaataaaaatcatatttgtATCACTAATCCCCAACATGGGTAaaaaatgacccgtattcatttcctgtgttaatTCATGATTGTTTCTAtgctatattttttaaataaatgtattttgtcatttaatattgtaagtattcattaaatatcttgttcttgattaccacaaatcattattttccttcttactttataaacaaagtatttctacatcactattacacacatgggtcaaaaatgacccgaACATTATGTATTCACTACGGAACACCtaccattcatttcacacagcagcttttgcacatctgatgcatgtaagtcttattttacaatccattactagtgagaatAAGAAATATGTAtaatactaactagctgttagctagctagctactTTTCTGGCTAGCaaccatagctagatcaacataataaaactcgaaatataacTGTAATAGACggattgatatgcatttgaaaatatgcttttgattttctttaccCAGAGTGTTAGTATGGTTGGTcgcaatcatttcagacttacggTTGACATGTTCATAAAGATGCTGTATGAAGAACAagatgaggaaaatgaggaggcaattcttggtcttgattctgagtctgaaatctctgatgctgaaaACCTAGACTTTGTTCCACAGGATCACGCTGAACttgtgggtgtgtcttggaatccagctctcctaaatggagaaggctcctttgatgacattgatgaagaagatgagacTTCTATGTCATCGAAGGAGCCTTCTCCTGAatgaagaaagaagaataagCTATAACtgaatatagcaaagaaacacccagccatgcatgaaataataCAGGAAATGAATATGGGTCATTTTGGACCCATATTCAATACACATGTTTGGTGTGTGCGCATTGTAATGATCACTAGCGTCAAACGAAAGCAC
This genomic window contains:
- the ruvbl2 gene encoding ruvB-like 2, whose protein sequence is MAMTPKVPEVRDIMRIERIGAHSHIRGLGLDDALEPRQVSQGMVGQLASRRAAGVILEMIKDGHIAGRAVLIAGQPGTGKTAIAMGIAQSLGPDTPFTALAGSEIFSLEMSKTEALSQSFRKAIGVRIKEETEIIEGEVVEIQIDRPATGTGAKVGKLTLKTTEMETIYDLGNKMIDSLSKEKVQAGDVITIDKATGKISKLGRSFTRARDYDAMGAQTQFVQCPEGELQKRKEVVHTVSLHEIDVINSRTQGFLALFSGDTGEIKSEVREQINAKVCEWREEGKAEIIPGVLFIDEVHMLDMECFSFLNRALESDLSPVLIMATNRGITRIRGTNYQSPHGIPIDLLDRLLIIATSPYTEKETRQILKIRCEEEDVELSEEAHSVLTRIGMETSLRYAIQLISTAGLVCRKRKGTEVQVEDIKRVYSLFLDEARSSQYMKEYQDSFLFNETQTPSMDTS